In Brassica rapa cultivar Chiifu-401-42 chromosome A06, CAAS_Brap_v3.01, whole genome shotgun sequence, a single window of DNA contains:
- the LOC103827612 gene encoding probable galacturonosyltransferase 4 isoform X1: MVTFRNLVLFLLLLTVAAPILLYTDPSASFTTTPSSKRDFLDEVTALVSIILFPSIDVFFKVYSFLTLFLIQSFNSDGNHLNLLPRESPAVVRRDVVGVVYSTQDSDSSRRQETRGDQFSARVLSATDDETQSQTVNPIQQVTDAASKVVDKPSDMHVSADTSQAREKMKVQLTEKATEKVDEQEPKDSGAEKERGNVVMPDAQVRHLKDQLIRAKVYLSLPAAKANPHFVRELRLRVKEVQRVVLDASKDSDLPKNAVEKLKAMEQTLAKGKQIQDDCSTVVKKLRAMLHSAEEQLRVHKKQTMFLTQLTAKTIPKGLHCLPLRLTTDYYALNSSEQQFPNQEKLEDNQLYHYALFSDNVLAASVVVNSTVTNAKHPSKHVFHIVTDRLNYAAMRMWFLSNPPGKATIQVQNVEEFTWLNSSYSPVLKQLSSRSMIDYYFRAHHTNSDANLKFRNPKYLSILNHLRFYLPEIFPKLSKVLFLDDDIVVQKDLSGLWSVDLKGNVNGAVETCGESFHRFDRYLNFSNPLISKNFDPRACGWAYGMNVFDLDEWKRQNITEVYHRWQNLNQDRELWKLGTLPPGLITFWKRTYPLERRWHVLGLGYNPSVNQRDIERAAVVHYNGNLKPWLEIGLPKYRGIWSKHVDYQHVYLRECNINP, translated from the exons ATGGTGACGTTCCGAAACCTCGTTCTCTTCTTATTGCTCCTCACCGTCGCTGCTCCTATCCTTCTCTACACCGATCCCTCCGCCTCCTTCACGACCACCCCATCTT CTAAACGCGATTTTCTCGATGAAGTAACTGCTTTGGTTAGTATCATTCTCTTCCCCTCCATTGATGTCTTCTTCAAAGTTTACTCCTTTTTAACGCTTTTCTTGATTCAGAGTTTCAATTCCGATGGAAACCATTTGAATCTGCTTCCAAGG GAATCTCCGGCGGTGGTGAGAAGAGACGTCGTGGGTGTAGTCTATTCCACGCAAGACTCTGATTCTTCGCGGAGGCAAG AAACGAGGGGGGACCAGTTCTCTGCTCGTGTTCTTTCGGCCACCGACGATGAAACTCAGTCTCAGACTGTCAATCCCATCCAACAAGTCACTGATGCAGCTTCAAAGGTGGTGGATAAGCCAAGTGATATGCACGTTTCTGCTGACACCTCCCAGGCTAGG GAAAAAATGAAAGTTCAGTTGACCGAGAAGGCCACTGAAAAGGTTGATGAGCAAGAGCCTAAAGATTCTGGAgctgagaaagagagaggaaaCGTGGTGATGCCTGATGCTCAGGTGAGGCATCTTAAAGATCAGCTGATTAGGGCAAAGGTTTATCTTTCACTTCCAGCTGCCAAGGCTAATCCCCATTTTGTGAGAGAGCTTCGGCTCCGTGTTAAAGAAGTTCAACGGGTTGTCTTAGATGCCTCCAAGGATTCCGATCTCCCAAAGAA TGCTGTAGAAAAGTTGAAAGCGATGGAGCAAACATTGGCCAAAGGCAAGCAGATCCAAGATGACTGTTCCACGGTAGTGAAGAAGCTACGTGCAATGCTCCACTCGGCAGAGGAGCAACTACGAGTCCATAAGAAGCAAACCATGTTCTTGACGCAATTGACTGCCAAGACGATTCCAAAGGGCCTTCACTGCCTCCCTCTACGCCTCACTACCGATTACTATGCTTTGAATTCGTCTGAACAACAATTCCCGAATCAGGAGAAGCTAGAAGATAATCAGCTTTATCACTATGCCCTCTTCTCTGATAACGTTTTGGCTGCATCAGTTGTTGTTAACTCTACCGTTACCAATGCCAAG CATCCCTCAAAGCATGTCTTCCACATCGTCACAGACAGACTCAACTATGCGGCAATGAGGATGTGGTTCCTAAGCAACCCACCAGGCAAAGCCACCATCCAGGTTCAGAACGTTGAAGAGTTTACATGGCTGAACTCAAGCTACAGTCCTGTTCTCAAACAGCTTAGTTCTCGATCGATGATAGACTACTACTTCAGGGCACACCATACAAATTCAGATGCCAACTTGAAGTTCCGGAATCCAAAATACTTGTCTATCCTTAATCATCTTCGCTTTTACTTGCCTGAGATCTTCCCAAAGCTCAGCAAGGTGCTCTTCTTGGATGATGATATAGTTGTGCAGAAGGACCTGTCTGGTCTTTGGTCAGTTGATCTGAAGGGTAATGTCAACGGTGCTGTTGAGACTTGTGGGGAAAGCTTCCATCGCTTTGACCGATACCTGAACTTCTCAAATCCACTCATCTCCAAGAATTTTGACCCTCGTGCTTGTGGATGGGCGTATGGTATGAATGTTTTTGACCTTGACGAATGGAAGAGGCAAAACATCACAGAGGTCTACCATCGATGGCAGAATCTG AATCAAGACCGAGAATTATGGAAGCTAGGGACACTGCCGCCTGGTCTCATCACGTTTTGGAAACGAACATACCCGCTAGAACGGAGATGGCACGTGCTGGGACTTGGATACAACCCAAGTGTGAACCAGAGGGATATTGAGAGGGCAGCCGTCGTACATTATAACGGTAACCTCAAACCATGGCTAGAGATTGGGCTTCCAAAATATCGAGGCATCTGGTCAAAGCACGTCGACTATCAGCACGTTTATCTCAGAGAATGCAACATCAATCCTTAG
- the LOC103827612 gene encoding probable galacturonosyltransferase 4 isoform X2 — protein MVTFRNLVLFLLLLTVAAPILLYTDPSASFTTTPSSKRDFLDEVTALSFNSDGNHLNLLPRESPAVVRRDVVGVVYSTQDSDSSRRQETRGDQFSARVLSATDDETQSQTVNPIQQVTDAASKVVDKPSDMHVSADTSQAREKMKVQLTEKATEKVDEQEPKDSGAEKERGNVVMPDAQVRHLKDQLIRAKVYLSLPAAKANPHFVRELRLRVKEVQRVVLDASKDSDLPKNAVEKLKAMEQTLAKGKQIQDDCSTVVKKLRAMLHSAEEQLRVHKKQTMFLTQLTAKTIPKGLHCLPLRLTTDYYALNSSEQQFPNQEKLEDNQLYHYALFSDNVLAASVVVNSTVTNAKHPSKHVFHIVTDRLNYAAMRMWFLSNPPGKATIQVQNVEEFTWLNSSYSPVLKQLSSRSMIDYYFRAHHTNSDANLKFRNPKYLSILNHLRFYLPEIFPKLSKVLFLDDDIVVQKDLSGLWSVDLKGNVNGAVETCGESFHRFDRYLNFSNPLISKNFDPRACGWAYGMNVFDLDEWKRQNITEVYHRWQNLNQDRELWKLGTLPPGLITFWKRTYPLERRWHVLGLGYNPSVNQRDIERAAVVHYNGNLKPWLEIGLPKYRGIWSKHVDYQHVYLRECNINP, from the exons ATGGTGACGTTCCGAAACCTCGTTCTCTTCTTATTGCTCCTCACCGTCGCTGCTCCTATCCTTCTCTACACCGATCCCTCCGCCTCCTTCACGACCACCCCATCTT CTAAACGCGATTTTCTCGATGAAGTAACTGCTTTG AGTTTCAATTCCGATGGAAACCATTTGAATCTGCTTCCAAGG GAATCTCCGGCGGTGGTGAGAAGAGACGTCGTGGGTGTAGTCTATTCCACGCAAGACTCTGATTCTTCGCGGAGGCAAG AAACGAGGGGGGACCAGTTCTCTGCTCGTGTTCTTTCGGCCACCGACGATGAAACTCAGTCTCAGACTGTCAATCCCATCCAACAAGTCACTGATGCAGCTTCAAAGGTGGTGGATAAGCCAAGTGATATGCACGTTTCTGCTGACACCTCCCAGGCTAGG GAAAAAATGAAAGTTCAGTTGACCGAGAAGGCCACTGAAAAGGTTGATGAGCAAGAGCCTAAAGATTCTGGAgctgagaaagagagaggaaaCGTGGTGATGCCTGATGCTCAGGTGAGGCATCTTAAAGATCAGCTGATTAGGGCAAAGGTTTATCTTTCACTTCCAGCTGCCAAGGCTAATCCCCATTTTGTGAGAGAGCTTCGGCTCCGTGTTAAAGAAGTTCAACGGGTTGTCTTAGATGCCTCCAAGGATTCCGATCTCCCAAAGAA TGCTGTAGAAAAGTTGAAAGCGATGGAGCAAACATTGGCCAAAGGCAAGCAGATCCAAGATGACTGTTCCACGGTAGTGAAGAAGCTACGTGCAATGCTCCACTCGGCAGAGGAGCAACTACGAGTCCATAAGAAGCAAACCATGTTCTTGACGCAATTGACTGCCAAGACGATTCCAAAGGGCCTTCACTGCCTCCCTCTACGCCTCACTACCGATTACTATGCTTTGAATTCGTCTGAACAACAATTCCCGAATCAGGAGAAGCTAGAAGATAATCAGCTTTATCACTATGCCCTCTTCTCTGATAACGTTTTGGCTGCATCAGTTGTTGTTAACTCTACCGTTACCAATGCCAAG CATCCCTCAAAGCATGTCTTCCACATCGTCACAGACAGACTCAACTATGCGGCAATGAGGATGTGGTTCCTAAGCAACCCACCAGGCAAAGCCACCATCCAGGTTCAGAACGTTGAAGAGTTTACATGGCTGAACTCAAGCTACAGTCCTGTTCTCAAACAGCTTAGTTCTCGATCGATGATAGACTACTACTTCAGGGCACACCATACAAATTCAGATGCCAACTTGAAGTTCCGGAATCCAAAATACTTGTCTATCCTTAATCATCTTCGCTTTTACTTGCCTGAGATCTTCCCAAAGCTCAGCAAGGTGCTCTTCTTGGATGATGATATAGTTGTGCAGAAGGACCTGTCTGGTCTTTGGTCAGTTGATCTGAAGGGTAATGTCAACGGTGCTGTTGAGACTTGTGGGGAAAGCTTCCATCGCTTTGACCGATACCTGAACTTCTCAAATCCACTCATCTCCAAGAATTTTGACCCTCGTGCTTGTGGATGGGCGTATGGTATGAATGTTTTTGACCTTGACGAATGGAAGAGGCAAAACATCACAGAGGTCTACCATCGATGGCAGAATCTG AATCAAGACCGAGAATTATGGAAGCTAGGGACACTGCCGCCTGGTCTCATCACGTTTTGGAAACGAACATACCCGCTAGAACGGAGATGGCACGTGCTGGGACTTGGATACAACCCAAGTGTGAACCAGAGGGATATTGAGAGGGCAGCCGTCGTACATTATAACGGTAACCTCAAACCATGGCTAGAGATTGGGCTTCCAAAATATCGAGGCATCTGGTCAAAGCACGTCGACTATCAGCACGTTTATCTCAGAGAATGCAACATCAATCCTTAG
- the LOC103827612 gene encoding probable galacturonosyltransferase 4 isoform X3, whose product MVTFRNLVLFLLLLTVAAPILLYTDPSASFTTTPSSKRDFLDEVTALESPAVVRRDVVGVVYSTQDSDSSRRQETRGDQFSARVLSATDDETQSQTVNPIQQVTDAASKVVDKPSDMHVSADTSQAREKMKVQLTEKATEKVDEQEPKDSGAEKERGNVVMPDAQVRHLKDQLIRAKVYLSLPAAKANPHFVRELRLRVKEVQRVVLDASKDSDLPKNAVEKLKAMEQTLAKGKQIQDDCSTVVKKLRAMLHSAEEQLRVHKKQTMFLTQLTAKTIPKGLHCLPLRLTTDYYALNSSEQQFPNQEKLEDNQLYHYALFSDNVLAASVVVNSTVTNAKHPSKHVFHIVTDRLNYAAMRMWFLSNPPGKATIQVQNVEEFTWLNSSYSPVLKQLSSRSMIDYYFRAHHTNSDANLKFRNPKYLSILNHLRFYLPEIFPKLSKVLFLDDDIVVQKDLSGLWSVDLKGNVNGAVETCGESFHRFDRYLNFSNPLISKNFDPRACGWAYGMNVFDLDEWKRQNITEVYHRWQNLNQDRELWKLGTLPPGLITFWKRTYPLERRWHVLGLGYNPSVNQRDIERAAVVHYNGNLKPWLEIGLPKYRGIWSKHVDYQHVYLRECNINP is encoded by the exons ATGGTGACGTTCCGAAACCTCGTTCTCTTCTTATTGCTCCTCACCGTCGCTGCTCCTATCCTTCTCTACACCGATCCCTCCGCCTCCTTCACGACCACCCCATCTT CTAAACGCGATTTTCTCGATGAAGTAACTGCTTTG GAATCTCCGGCGGTGGTGAGAAGAGACGTCGTGGGTGTAGTCTATTCCACGCAAGACTCTGATTCTTCGCGGAGGCAAG AAACGAGGGGGGACCAGTTCTCTGCTCGTGTTCTTTCGGCCACCGACGATGAAACTCAGTCTCAGACTGTCAATCCCATCCAACAAGTCACTGATGCAGCTTCAAAGGTGGTGGATAAGCCAAGTGATATGCACGTTTCTGCTGACACCTCCCAGGCTAGG GAAAAAATGAAAGTTCAGTTGACCGAGAAGGCCACTGAAAAGGTTGATGAGCAAGAGCCTAAAGATTCTGGAgctgagaaagagagaggaaaCGTGGTGATGCCTGATGCTCAGGTGAGGCATCTTAAAGATCAGCTGATTAGGGCAAAGGTTTATCTTTCACTTCCAGCTGCCAAGGCTAATCCCCATTTTGTGAGAGAGCTTCGGCTCCGTGTTAAAGAAGTTCAACGGGTTGTCTTAGATGCCTCCAAGGATTCCGATCTCCCAAAGAA TGCTGTAGAAAAGTTGAAAGCGATGGAGCAAACATTGGCCAAAGGCAAGCAGATCCAAGATGACTGTTCCACGGTAGTGAAGAAGCTACGTGCAATGCTCCACTCGGCAGAGGAGCAACTACGAGTCCATAAGAAGCAAACCATGTTCTTGACGCAATTGACTGCCAAGACGATTCCAAAGGGCCTTCACTGCCTCCCTCTACGCCTCACTACCGATTACTATGCTTTGAATTCGTCTGAACAACAATTCCCGAATCAGGAGAAGCTAGAAGATAATCAGCTTTATCACTATGCCCTCTTCTCTGATAACGTTTTGGCTGCATCAGTTGTTGTTAACTCTACCGTTACCAATGCCAAG CATCCCTCAAAGCATGTCTTCCACATCGTCACAGACAGACTCAACTATGCGGCAATGAGGATGTGGTTCCTAAGCAACCCACCAGGCAAAGCCACCATCCAGGTTCAGAACGTTGAAGAGTTTACATGGCTGAACTCAAGCTACAGTCCTGTTCTCAAACAGCTTAGTTCTCGATCGATGATAGACTACTACTTCAGGGCACACCATACAAATTCAGATGCCAACTTGAAGTTCCGGAATCCAAAATACTTGTCTATCCTTAATCATCTTCGCTTTTACTTGCCTGAGATCTTCCCAAAGCTCAGCAAGGTGCTCTTCTTGGATGATGATATAGTTGTGCAGAAGGACCTGTCTGGTCTTTGGTCAGTTGATCTGAAGGGTAATGTCAACGGTGCTGTTGAGACTTGTGGGGAAAGCTTCCATCGCTTTGACCGATACCTGAACTTCTCAAATCCACTCATCTCCAAGAATTTTGACCCTCGTGCTTGTGGATGGGCGTATGGTATGAATGTTTTTGACCTTGACGAATGGAAGAGGCAAAACATCACAGAGGTCTACCATCGATGGCAGAATCTG AATCAAGACCGAGAATTATGGAAGCTAGGGACACTGCCGCCTGGTCTCATCACGTTTTGGAAACGAACATACCCGCTAGAACGGAGATGGCACGTGCTGGGACTTGGATACAACCCAAGTGTGAACCAGAGGGATATTGAGAGGGCAGCCGTCGTACATTATAACGGTAACCTCAAACCATGGCTAGAGATTGGGCTTCCAAAATATCGAGGCATCTGGTCAAAGCACGTCGACTATCAGCACGTTTATCTCAGAGAATGCAACATCAATCCTTAG
- the LOC103827613 gene encoding uncharacterized protein LOC103827613 encodes MGINVRWFHRLYKLNNPLLVSRALLFSEINHHLSFSPQLQDMAKQTIVLKIRMRCDKCRTKAFKIIAGTFGVMSVRLEREQGKLVVEGEQVEIAVLAQTLTKKVGRTEIVHVSEY; translated from the exons ATGGGCATTAATGTCCGTTGGTTTCATCGTCTTTATAAGCTAAACAACCCTCTGCTTGTCTCAAGAGCCCTTCTTTTCTCAGAAATCAATCACCATTTAAGTTTTTCTCCACAGCTACAAGATATGGCAAAG CAAACCATAGTGCTGAAAATTCGTATGAGGTGTGATAAATGCAGGACCAAAGCATTCAAGATCATAGCAGGAACATttg GAGTTATGTCGGTGCGGTTGGAGAGAGAACAAGGGAAGCTTGTGGTGGAAGGAGAGCAAGTGGAGATAGCTGTGCTTGCCCAAACTCTGACGAAGAAAGTAGGTCGCACTGAGATCGTCCATGTTTCTGAGTACTAA